In Pseudomonas alcaliphila JAB1, a single window of DNA contains:
- a CDS encoding conjugative transfer ATPase has protein sequence MAWSLPWPRKGAAPPADGAQAADDAWALHVATLAAQGIPEPGGALAGRRRPATQADHDALYTVAPSFADLLPWVEYLHGSKCMLLEDGQSVAAFFELAPVGTEGREMAWLWQARDALENALQDSFDELDDNPWVVQLYAQDEADWNNYLRSLANYLQPRAQGSAFSDFYLRFFAHHLQAIAKPGGLFEDTTVTRLRWRGQVRRVRMVVYRRTSAAPRRGQSPEQALTTICDRLVGGLANAGVKARRLGAADIHAWLLRWFNPNPTLLGATAEDRERFYALTRYPEEREEGEIELASGTDFAQRLFFGQPRSDVPNGLWFFDGMPHRVIVMDRLRTPPVTGHLTGETRKGGDAMNALFDQMPEDTVMCLTLVATPQDVLEAHLNHLARKAVGETLASEQTRADVQQARGLIGSAHKLYRGALAFYLRGRDLAQLDARGLQLVNVMLNAGLQPVREEDEVAPLNSYLRWLPCVFDPAADKRQWYTQLMFAQHAANLAPVWGRSQGTGHPGITFFNRGGGPITFDPLNRLDRQMNAHLFLFGPTGSGKSATLNNILNQVTAIYRPRLFIVEAGNSFGLFGDFAARLGLTVHRVKLAPGAGVSLAPFADAWRLVDTPSQVQTLDADALDEDQPDAGMAVEGDEQRDVLGELEITARLMITGGEDKEEARMTRADRSLIRQCILDAARHCVADERTVLTRDVRDALRERAGDATLPEMRRARLLEMADAMDMFCQGVDGEMFDRPGTPWPEVDITIVDLATFAREGYNAQLSIAYISLINTVNNIAERDQFLGRPIINVTDEGHIITKNPLLAPYVVKITKMWRKLGAWFWLATQNLDDLPKAAEPMLNMIEWWICLSMPPDEVEKIARFRELNASQKALMLSARKEAGKFSEGVILSKSMEVLFRAVPPSLYLAMAMTEPEEKAERFQLMQQHGISELDAAFRVAEKIDRARGIEPLTLDTLA, from the coding sequence ATGGCCTGGTCGCTGCCGTGGCCGCGCAAGGGAGCCGCCCCTCCAGCGGATGGTGCGCAGGCGGCGGACGACGCCTGGGCGTTGCATGTCGCGACGCTGGCCGCGCAGGGCATACCGGAGCCCGGCGGCGCGCTCGCCGGCCGGCGCCGGCCAGCGACCCAGGCCGACCACGATGCGCTCTACACCGTCGCGCCGTCGTTCGCGGACTTGCTGCCCTGGGTCGAGTACCTGCACGGCAGCAAGTGCATGTTGCTGGAAGATGGCCAGTCGGTGGCGGCCTTCTTCGAGCTGGCGCCGGTCGGCACCGAGGGCCGCGAGATGGCCTGGCTGTGGCAGGCGCGCGATGCGCTGGAGAACGCCCTGCAGGACTCCTTCGACGAGCTGGACGACAACCCCTGGGTGGTGCAGCTCTACGCCCAGGACGAGGCCGACTGGAACAACTATCTGCGTTCACTGGCGAACTATCTGCAGCCGCGTGCGCAGGGAAGCGCGTTCAGCGACTTCTACCTGCGCTTCTTCGCCCATCACCTGCAGGCCATCGCCAAGCCGGGTGGCTTGTTCGAGGACACCACGGTGACGCGCCTGCGGTGGCGCGGCCAGGTCCGGCGCGTGCGCATGGTGGTCTATCGCCGCACGTCCGCGGCCCCGCGGCGCGGCCAGTCGCCCGAGCAGGCGCTGACCACGATCTGCGACCGCCTGGTCGGCGGGCTGGCGAATGCCGGCGTGAAAGCCCGGCGTCTCGGCGCGGCGGACATCCACGCCTGGCTGCTGCGCTGGTTCAACCCGAACCCGACCCTGCTCGGCGCCACTGCCGAAGACCGGGAACGCTTCTATGCGCTGACCCGCTACCCGGAAGAGCGGGAAGAGGGCGAGATCGAACTCGCCAGCGGCACCGACTTCGCGCAGCGCCTGTTCTTCGGCCAGCCACGCTCGGACGTGCCCAACGGCCTTTGGTTCTTCGACGGCATGCCGCATCGGGTGATCGTGATGGATCGCCTGCGCACGCCACCCGTGACGGGCCATCTGACGGGCGAGACGCGCAAAGGCGGCGACGCCATGAACGCGCTGTTCGACCAGATGCCCGAGGACACGGTGATGTGCCTGACGCTGGTCGCCACGCCCCAGGACGTGCTGGAGGCGCACCTGAACCACCTCGCCAGGAAGGCCGTCGGCGAGACCCTGGCCTCGGAGCAGACGCGTGCGGACGTGCAGCAGGCGCGCGGCCTGATCGGCAGCGCGCACAAGCTCTACCGCGGCGCACTGGCGTTCTACCTGCGCGGCCGCGACCTGGCCCAGCTCGACGCGCGCGGCCTGCAACTCGTCAACGTGATGCTCAACGCGGGCCTGCAGCCGGTGCGCGAGGAAGACGAGGTGGCGCCGCTGAACAGCTATCTGCGCTGGCTGCCGTGCGTGTTCGATCCGGCTGCCGACAAGCGCCAGTGGTACACCCAGCTCATGTTCGCGCAACATGCGGCGAACCTGGCGCCGGTCTGGGGCCGCAGCCAGGGCACGGGGCATCCGGGCATCACGTTCTTCAACCGCGGCGGCGGTCCGATCACCTTCGATCCGTTGAACCGCCTCGACCGCCAGATGAACGCGCATCTGTTCCTGTTCGGCCCCACGGGTTCGGGCAAGAGCGCGACGCTCAACAACATCCTGAATCAGGTGACGGCGATCTATCGGCCGCGCCTGTTCATCGTCGAGGCGGGCAACAGCTTCGGCCTGTTCGGCGACTTCGCGGCACGGCTGGGCCTCACCGTGCATCGGGTGAAGCTCGCGCCCGGCGCGGGCGTCAGTCTGGCGCCGTTCGCCGACGCCTGGCGCCTGGTCGATACGCCGAGCCAGGTACAGACGCTGGACGCCGATGCGCTCGACGAAGATCAGCCCGATGCCGGCATGGCCGTGGAAGGCGACGAGCAGCGCGACGTGCTCGGCGAGCTGGAGATCACTGCACGGCTGATGATCACCGGCGGCGAGGACAAGGAAGAAGCGCGCATGACCCGCGCCGACCGCAGCCTGATCCGCCAGTGCATTCTCGATGCGGCCCGGCATTGCGTGGCGGACGAACGCACGGTGCTCACGCGCGATGTGCGCGACGCGCTGCGCGAGCGCGCCGGCGATGCCACGCTGCCGGAGATGCGGCGCGCACGCCTGCTGGAGATGGCCGACGCCATGGACATGTTCTGCCAGGGCGTGGATGGCGAGATGTTCGACCGGCCCGGCACGCCGTGGCCGGAAGTCGACATCACCATCGTGGACCTGGCCACCTTCGCCCGCGAGGGCTACAACGCGCAGCTCTCCATTGCCTACATCTCGCTCATCAACACCGTCAACAACATCGCCGAGCGCGACCAGTTCCTGGGCCGCCCGATCATCAACGTGACGGACGAAGGTCACATCATCACCAAGAACCCGCTGCTCGCGCCCTACGTGGTCAAGATCACCAAGATGTGGCGCAAGCTCGGCGCCTGGTTCTGGCTCGCCACGCAGAACCTGGACGACTTGCCGAAAGCGGCCGAGCCCATGCTCAACATGATCGAGTGGTGGATCTGCCTGTCGATGCCGCCCGATGAAGTCGAGAAGATCGCCCGGTTCCGCGAACTCAATGCGTCGCAGAAGGCGCTGATGCTCTCGGCCCGCAAGGAAGCCGGCAAGTTCAGCGAGGGCGTCATCCTCTCCAAGAGCATGGAAGTGCTGTTCCGCGCCGTGCCGCCCAGCCTCTACCTGGCGATGGCGATGACCGAGCCGGAGGAGAAGGCCGAACGCTTCCAGTTGATGCAGCAGCACGGCATCAGCGAGCTGGATGCGGCCTTCCGCGTGGCCGAGAAGATCGACCGTGCGCGGGGCATCGAACCTCTGACGCTGGACACGTTGGCCTGA
- a CDS encoding TIGR03751 family conjugal transfer lipoprotein: MLRTWIDATAVLLAAVLLGGCATSKEKLLLHGDSSMLDIWQQETGGSAGGGQTARQLLDARQGLRRPLTVADVQAAPGVQARYTRTAQNEIYRQFQRLPNPDLVMYVFPHLAGTDPVPVPGYSTVFPLYQRVQYAMPGERVEDY, from the coding sequence ATGCTTCGGACCTGGATTGACGCGACTGCCGTGCTGCTGGCGGCCGTCTTGCTCGGCGGCTGCGCCACCAGCAAGGAGAAGCTGCTGCTACACGGCGACAGCAGCATGCTCGACATCTGGCAGCAGGAGACCGGCGGCAGCGCGGGCGGCGGCCAGACCGCACGGCAACTGCTCGACGCGCGCCAGGGCCTGCGCCGGCCGCTGACCGTGGCCGACGTGCAGGCGGCACCCGGCGTGCAGGCGCGCTACACCCGTACCGCGCAGAACGAGATCTACCGCCAGTTCCAGCGCCTGCCGAACCCCGACCTGGTGATGTACGTGTTCCCACACCTGGCGGGCACCGACCCGGTGCCGGTGCCCGGCTACAGCACGGTGTTCCCGCTCTACCAGCGCGTGCAGTACGCGATGCCGGGCGAGCGGGTGGAGGACTACTGA
- a CDS encoding TIGR03752 family integrating conjugative element protein → MKSNPLLKWLLIPMALLLVFVGIKLFSGAPGGQPAPKGAAGTLTPEEMKALGIAGDTPRDTVATLVAQVKQLRTELQSALGDNRQHKAENERLRARESAIDQRIQSALEGERNRLEQERTQVASDRQQTQGLLQDLQRQLDGLAGKGGPSDLPVGLGLEEGDGQRFERGTSGMRWVEPDDAKVDATKGSKEPSFPQSFGPAQKSLSAAVESVADVGSSAVGASTQAVYTVPSNATLMGSIAMTALIGRVPIDGTVNDPYPFKVLIGPDNLTANGIDIPDVAGAVVSGTASGDWTLSCVRGQIRSVTFVFQDGTIRTVPEDGNRDQRSGQASANSTTSATQGGLGWISDPYGIPCVSGERRSNAQQYLGSQALITAAGAGAASLIKSDNGSVAVVANNNGSLGTVGISGNEAMGRILAGGVRDMADWVNKLYGQAFAAVYVQPGARVAVHLEQPLDIDYDAQGRRVNHRIGEAHASDLD, encoded by the coding sequence ATGAAGAGTAATCCGCTGCTCAAGTGGCTGCTGATCCCGATGGCGCTGCTGCTGGTGTTCGTCGGCATCAAGCTGTTCTCCGGCGCCCCCGGCGGCCAGCCCGCGCCCAAGGGCGCGGCCGGTACGCTCACGCCCGAGGAGATGAAGGCCCTGGGCATCGCCGGCGACACGCCGCGCGATACCGTCGCCACGCTGGTGGCCCAGGTCAAGCAGTTGCGCACCGAGCTACAGAGCGCGCTCGGCGACAACAGGCAGCACAAGGCCGAGAACGAGCGCCTGCGGGCGCGGGAAAGCGCGATCGACCAGCGCATCCAGAGCGCGCTGGAAGGCGAGCGCAACCGCCTGGAGCAGGAGCGCACCCAGGTGGCCAGCGACAGGCAGCAGACCCAGGGTCTGCTGCAGGACTTGCAGCGGCAACTGGACGGCCTTGCCGGCAAGGGTGGCCCGTCCGACCTGCCCGTCGGGCTGGGGCTGGAAGAGGGTGACGGCCAGCGCTTCGAGCGCGGCACCAGCGGCATGCGGTGGGTCGAGCCCGACGACGCCAAGGTCGACGCCACGAAAGGCAGCAAGGAGCCGAGCTTTCCCCAGAGCTTCGGGCCGGCCCAGAAAAGCCTGTCGGCCGCAGTGGAATCCGTCGCCGACGTTGGCAGCAGCGCGGTGGGCGCATCCACGCAGGCTGTCTACACCGTGCCGTCGAACGCGACGCTCATGGGGTCGATTGCCATGACGGCGCTGATCGGGCGCGTGCCGATCGACGGAACCGTCAACGACCCGTACCCCTTCAAGGTGCTGATCGGCCCGGACAACCTCACGGCCAACGGCATCGACATCCCCGACGTGGCCGGCGCCGTGGTCAGCGGCACGGCCTCGGGCGACTGGACGCTGTCGTGCGTGCGCGGGCAAATCCGCTCGGTCACGTTCGTGTTCCAGGACGGCACCATCCGCACGGTGCCCGAGGACGGCAACCGGGACCAGCGCAGCGGGCAAGCCAGCGCCAACAGCACGACGAGTGCCACGCAAGGCGGCCTCGGCTGGATCAGCGATCCCTACGGCATTCCCTGCGTCAGCGGCGAGCGGCGCAGCAACGCGCAGCAGTACCTCGGCAGCCAGGCGCTGATCACCGCGGCCGGCGCGGGCGCGGCCTCGCTCATCAAGTCCGACAACGGCAGCGTGGCCGTGGTCGCCAACAACAACGGCTCGCTGGGCACCGTCGGCATCAGCGGCAACGAAGCGATGGGCCGCATCCTGGCCGGCGGTGTGCGCGACATGGCCGATTGGGTCAACAAGTTGTATGGCCAGGCCTTCGCGGCCGTCTACGTGCAGCCCGGCGCCAGGGTGGCCGTGCATCTGGAGCAGCCGCTCGACATCGACTACGACGCCCAGGGGCGTCGGGTGAACCACCGCATCGGAGAAGCCCATGCTTCGGACCTGGATTGA
- a CDS encoding TIGR03749 family integrating conjugative element protein translates to MKSVVLSALAAVLLTLGFVPASQAVEILRWERLPLPLPLVVGQERVVFIDRNVRVGVPTGVGDHLRVQSTGGAIYLRASEPIPPTRLQLQDVESGALILLDIAAEPAQDGQAPLEPVRIVAAEAPAKRYGGGAASGADAQADAPADKSVPRRETPLPIVLTRHAAQNLYAPLRTVEPVSGIGRVNLRRDLALDTLLPTLPVHARALAAWRLEDQWVTAVRLTNTAARWLDLDPRALQGNFVAATFQHPNLGPAGTPSDTTVLYLVTRGHGLAESLLPALSPIDATVNLPPAAAAGSTAGARDEE, encoded by the coding sequence ATGAAGTCCGTCGTCTTGTCGGCCCTGGCCGCCGTCCTGCTGACCCTCGGTTTCGTGCCGGCCAGCCAGGCCGTGGAAATCCTGCGCTGGGAGCGGCTGCCCCTGCCGCTGCCGCTGGTGGTCGGCCAGGAGCGCGTGGTCTTCATCGACCGCAATGTGCGCGTCGGCGTGCCGACCGGTGTTGGCGACCACCTGCGCGTGCAGAGTACGGGTGGCGCGATCTACCTGCGGGCGAGCGAGCCGATTCCGCCAACGCGGCTGCAACTGCAGGACGTGGAATCCGGCGCGCTGATCCTGCTCGACATCGCCGCCGAGCCGGCGCAGGACGGCCAGGCGCCGCTGGAGCCGGTGCGCATCGTGGCAGCGGAAGCCCCCGCCAAGCGCTACGGCGGCGGTGCGGCAAGTGGCGCGGACGCGCAGGCCGATGCGCCCGCAGACAAATCGGTTCCCCGGCGCGAAACGCCGCTACCGATCGTGCTGACGCGCCATGCCGCACAGAACCTGTACGCGCCGCTGCGCACCGTCGAGCCGGTGTCCGGCATCGGGCGCGTGAACCTGCGCCGCGACCTCGCGCTGGACACCCTGCTGCCGACGCTGCCGGTGCACGCGCGGGCGCTGGCCGCGTGGCGCCTGGAAGACCAGTGGGTGACGGCCGTGCGACTCACCAACACCGCCGCGCGCTGGCTCGACCTCGACCCGCGCGCGCTGCAGGGGAACTTCGTGGCGGCGACCTTCCAGCATCCGAACCTGGGGCCGGCCGGCACCCCGTCCGACACCACGGTGCTCTACCTGGTCACGCGCGGCCACGGCCTGGCCGAATCGCTGCTGCCGGCGCTGAGCCCGATCGACGCCACCGTGAACCTGCCGCCGGCCGCCGCGGCCGGCTCGACCGCAGGAGCGCGCGATGAAGAGTAA
- a CDS encoding TIGR03746 family integrating conjugative element protein, with protein sequence MSRFRNEVAHLQAHVRTLRLGAGALFAVVLLLGFGWWTAPKSLTIHVPPDLRSGSTRKWWEVPPESVYAFTFYIWQQVQRWPTSGEEDYPRNLRALSAYLTPSCRAFLQQDYEYRRARGELRQRVRGIYEIPGRGYGDNPATRVKVVSDRDWIVTLDVSADEYYGSEQVKRALVRYPIKVVRLDIDPERNPFGLALDCYASAPQRIEPPPTPTPTRAGTPANASGRLQGGSP encoded by the coding sequence ATGAGCCGTTTCAGGAACGAGGTTGCGCACCTGCAGGCGCACGTGAGGACGCTGCGCCTGGGCGCCGGCGCGCTGTTCGCGGTGGTGCTGCTGCTCGGCTTCGGTTGGTGGACTGCGCCGAAGAGTCTCACCATCCATGTGCCGCCGGACCTGCGCTCGGGCAGCACGCGCAAGTGGTGGGAGGTGCCGCCCGAGAGCGTGTATGCCTTCACCTTCTACATCTGGCAGCAGGTACAGCGCTGGCCCACGAGCGGCGAAGAGGACTATCCACGCAACCTGCGCGCGCTGTCGGCCTACCTGACGCCGAGCTGCCGGGCCTTCCTGCAGCAGGACTACGAGTACCGGCGTGCCAGGGGCGAGTTGCGTCAGCGCGTGCGCGGCATCTACGAGATTCCCGGCCGCGGCTACGGCGACAATCCGGCCACGCGCGTCAAGGTGGTCTCCGACCGCGATTGGATCGTCACGCTCGACGTGAGCGCGGACGAATACTACGGCTCCGAGCAGGTCAAGCGCGCCCTGGTGCGCTACCCCATCAAGGTCGTCCGGCTGGACATCGACCCCGAGCGCAACCCCTTCGGCCTGGCGCTGGACTGCTACGCCAGCGCACCCCAGCGCATCGAACCACCGCCGACGCCCACGCCGACCCGGGCCGGCACGCCCGCCAACGCCTCCGGCCGCCTGCAGGGAGGCTCCCCATGA
- a CDS encoding TIGR03750 family conjugal transfer protein: protein MAVPAETPRDTLVTFLPHRLNRQPVVVRGLTADELWICAGLSAAAGFALGVPLAWLTHSIAMVPTLIVAGIALGVFIGGGFLRAQKRGRPETWLYRQLQWRLALRHPALAALLGWQRLITRSGYWTTRRNADRGAP from the coding sequence ATGGCCGTCCCTGCGGAGACCCCGCGCGACACGCTGGTGACCTTCCTGCCGCACCGGCTGAACCGCCAGCCGGTGGTCGTGCGCGGGTTGACCGCCGACGAGTTGTGGATCTGCGCCGGCCTGTCGGCCGCCGCCGGGTTCGCGCTCGGCGTGCCGCTGGCCTGGCTCACGCACAGCATCGCCATGGTGCCCACGCTGATCGTCGCCGGTATCGCGCTGGGCGTCTTCATCGGCGGCGGCTTCCTGCGCGCACAGAAGCGCGGCCGGCCCGAGACCTGGCTATACCGGCAGCTCCAGTGGCGGCTGGCCCTGCGGCACCCGGCGCTGGCAGCGCTGCTGGGCTGGCAGCGCCTCATTACCCGCTCGGGCTACTGGACGACCCGGCGCAATGCCGATCGAGGGGCGCCATGA
- a CDS encoding TIGR03745 family integrating conjugative element membrane protein, whose protein sequence is MNTPTTSHRIPSRIAAPLLPLALLGLPPSAFAQGLPTMEDPSRGQGSGILQTLQNYGYDIVLLIALLVVASMFVGVCYHAYTRYSEIHAGRATWGQFGLTVAVGAILLVVGIWLLTEATGVL, encoded by the coding sequence ATGAACACGCCAACGACATCCCATCGCATTCCGTCCCGCATCGCCGCGCCGCTGCTGCCGCTGGCGCTCTTGGGGCTGCCGCCATCCGCGTTCGCGCAGGGCCTGCCGACCATGGAAGACCCATCGCGCGGCCAGGGCAGCGGCATCCTGCAGACCCTGCAGAACTACGGCTACGACATCGTGCTGCTGATCGCGCTGCTCGTGGTCGCCTCGATGTTCGTCGGCGTCTGCTACCACGCCTACACCCGCTACTCGGAGATCCACGCCGGCCGCGCCACCTGGGGGCAGTTCGGCCTGACGGTCGCCGTGGGCGCGATCCTGCTGGTGGTGGGCATCTGGCTGCTCACCGAGGCCACCGGCGTGCTGTGA
- a CDS encoding TIGR03758 family integrating conjugative element protein: MTPSADQVAAFQANGGFAPSAVSAVVLGFVFAVLLLWGVWAMRTAYVGWAEHRITERQFLAVVVRFVAMYLVLAFFLLS; the protein is encoded by the coding sequence ATGACGCCCTCTGCCGATCAGGTCGCCGCCTTCCAGGCCAACGGCGGCTTTGCGCCTTCGGCCGTCTCCGCCGTGGTGCTGGGCTTCGTGTTCGCCGTGTTGCTGCTGTGGGGCGTGTGGGCCATGCGCACCGCCTATGTCGGCTGGGCCGAGCACCGCATCACTGAACGTCAGTTCCTCGCCGTCGTCGTGCGCTTCGTGGCGATGTACCTGGTGCTGGCCTTCTTCCTCCTCTCCTGA
- a CDS encoding RAQPRD family integrative conjugative element protein, whose amino-acid sequence MTPHGNPMTPCRRVPALALIIALAGVSPASAGDATAEHEQLAALARQLDLIDRLVEHATSTAPQARARYHFDYARLRADLQRVRTGLQDYLVPQRAQPRDPVPLAGDYVRRERADDEEPSP is encoded by the coding sequence ATGACACCCCATGGCAACCCGATGACCCCTTGCCGCCGTGTGCCGGCCTTGGCGCTGATCATCGCGCTGGCCGGCGTATCGCCCGCATCGGCCGGCGATGCCACCGCTGAACACGAGCAGCTCGCCGCGCTCGCGCGCCAGCTCGACCTGATCGACCGACTGGTCGAGCACGCCACCAGCACCGCCCCGCAGGCGCGCGCCCGCTACCACTTCGACTACGCCCGGCTGCGCGCCGACCTGCAGCGCGTTCGCACCGGCCTGCAGGACTACCTCGTGCCCCAGCGCGCCCAGCCGCGCGATCCCGTCCCGCTGGCCGGCGATTACGTCCGCCGCGAGCGCGCCGACGACGAGGAACCGTCGCCATGA
- a CDS encoding transposase: MPRAFQAGAAKQHPQARLAFDPFHVVALASRALDQVRRAEVKLAPELKGSRWALLKRAAHWYRKQIDTMHWLQRSGLKTARALRLKEALRQLYQARHAVSPARRLDLVGTSLPAVDEWLRLRS; encoded by the coding sequence CTGCCCAGGGCCTTCCAGGCGGGCGCGGCCAAGCAGCATCCGCAGGCGCGCCTCGCCTTCGATCCATTTCATGTGGTGGCGCTGGCCAGTCGGGCGCTCGACCAGGTTCGGCGTGCGGAAGTGAAGCTCGCGCCGGAGCTAAAAGGCAGTCGTTGGGCGTTGCTCAAGCGCGCGGCGCACTGGTATCGCAAACAGATCGACACCATGCATTGGCTGCAGCGCAGCGGCCTGAAGACAGCACGTGCCTTGCGCCTGAAAGAGGCATTGCGCCAACTCTATCAAGCACGCCACGCCGTTAGCCCTGCTCGACGGCTGGATCTCGTGGGCACGTCGCTGCCGGCTGTGGACGAATGGCTTCGCCTTCGCTCCTGA
- a CDS encoding IS1182 family transposase has product MSRFRPVDRHTSYLLPPSIEDWLPENHLARFIVEVVDGCDLSALEKAYAGRGSSAYHPSMLLALLIYGYATGVFSSRKIERATHDSVAFRFIAADAHPDHDTLASFRRRFLDELAGLFVQVLQMAQEMRLLTLGTISLDGTKIHANASRHSALSHGHIEQLENQLKSEVQTLFALAEQADQSAVPDGMNLPEEIARRETRLAAMAEAKSKIQARAKARFAKEQAEYQAKLAQREEKAKASGKKPRGKAPKPPIAGPTAKDQINLTDEDSRIMPVSGGGFEQAYNAQAAVDTTSMLVVAPAVTQACNDKEQVVPMLAQLAELPATLGKPSELLTDSGYYRAANSNACTASSIEPLMAVKREEHHPSPCARFTEPPALAADATPAQHMAHKLKTKVGRARYALRKQTVEPVFGIIKSVLGFRQFSLRGMKKVSGEWTLVCLAWNLKRMAVLRLKIGN; this is encoded by the coding sequence ATGAGCCGTTTCCGCCCAGTCGATCGCCACACCAGCTACCTGTTGCCGCCCTCCATCGAAGACTGGCTGCCGGAAAATCACCTGGCTCGCTTTATCGTCGAAGTCGTCGACGGGTGTGATCTTAGCGCGCTGGAGAAAGCGTACGCCGGGCGTGGCAGTAGCGCCTATCACCCGTCGATGCTGCTGGCCCTGCTGATCTATGGCTACGCCACCGGCGTGTTCTCCAGCCGCAAGATCGAGCGCGCCACCCATGACTCGGTGGCCTTCCGCTTCATCGCCGCTGACGCTCATCCCGATCACGATACCCTGGCCAGCTTCCGCCGCCGCTTTCTCGACGAACTGGCCGGCCTGTTCGTGCAGGTACTGCAAATGGCGCAGGAAATGCGCCTGCTCACGCTGGGCACGATCAGTCTGGATGGCACCAAGATCCACGCCAACGCATCGCGCCATAGCGCGCTGTCCCATGGGCATATCGAACAACTCGAAAATCAGCTCAAGAGCGAAGTGCAGACGCTATTCGCCCTGGCCGAGCAGGCGGATCAATCGGCCGTCCCGGACGGCATGAATCTGCCAGAGGAAATCGCTCGCCGTGAAACCCGCCTGGCGGCCATGGCCGAGGCGAAGAGCAAGATCCAAGCCCGTGCCAAGGCGCGCTTCGCCAAGGAGCAAGCTGAGTATCAGGCCAAGCTGGCGCAGCGGGAGGAAAAGGCCAAAGCCAGTGGCAAGAAACCACGCGGCAAAGCCCCCAAGCCACCCATTGCGGGGCCGACGGCCAAAGATCAGATCAACCTGACCGATGAAGACTCGCGCATCATGCCGGTATCCGGCGGCGGCTTCGAACAGGCCTACAACGCCCAGGCAGCGGTGGATACGACCAGCATGCTGGTGGTGGCGCCAGCCGTCACCCAGGCCTGCAACGACAAGGAACAAGTCGTGCCGATGCTGGCACAACTGGCCGAATTACCCGCCACGCTGGGCAAGCCCAGCGAACTGCTGACTGATAGCGGCTACTACCGCGCCGCCAATTCCAACGCCTGCACCGCGAGCAGCATCGAGCCGCTGATGGCGGTCAAGCGAGAGGAGCATCACCCCTCGCCCTGCGCGCGCTTCACCGAGCCACCGGCCTTGGCCGCCGACGCCACCCCGGCGCAGCACATGGCGCACAAGCTGAAAACCAAGGTGGGTCGTGCGCGGTATGCGTTGCGCAAGCAAACGGTGGAGCCGGTGTTCGGCATCATCAAGTCGGTGCTGGGCTTTCGGCAATTCTCGCTGCGTGGAATGAAAAAGGTCAGCGGCGAATGGACGCTGGTGTGCCTGGCGTGGAACCTGAAACGCATGGCCGTATTACGCCTGAAAATCGGAAATTGA
- a CDS encoding AEC family transporter, whose translation MTNVFFNVILPILIVAAAGAGLKRWRNIPAAPFSQMMLYLLSPALVLDSLLNASLPLEATGRIVGAILLMSISLVAVSALLSRSLGHNRPMQSGFMLATAFPNAGNMGLPVALLAFGQEGLAVAVIIFASQAILGWSLGVFIAARSHNAGLGPLKQTLKLPVVWAIGLAFLLRVTDTTLPLALAQPLEMLGQASIPIMLLILGFQLEKGVALDRGASLLAALGLRLIGSAVLAYLVSELLGLEGVAQHTFIVMAAMPTAVFTIILATEFDAEPRFVSSQVIASSLLGFLTLTVLIMLLQSFGGSI comes from the coding sequence GTGACTAACGTTTTTTTCAACGTCATCCTGCCAATACTGATTGTCGCGGCGGCCGGTGCCGGACTCAAACGCTGGCGCAATATCCCTGCGGCCCCTTTCAGCCAGATGATGCTATACCTGCTATCACCTGCGCTGGTGCTGGACTCTCTGCTTAATGCGAGCCTGCCGTTGGAGGCGACCGGACGGATCGTTGGCGCGATCCTGCTCATGAGCATCAGCCTGGTGGCCGTCAGCGCGCTGCTCAGCCGCAGCCTTGGTCACAACCGTCCCATGCAGAGTGGGTTTATGCTTGCCACGGCATTTCCCAACGCCGGCAACATGGGCCTACCTGTGGCCCTGCTCGCCTTTGGCCAGGAAGGCCTTGCTGTCGCGGTCATCATTTTTGCATCCCAGGCCATCCTGGGCTGGTCGCTGGGAGTCTTCATCGCGGCGCGCAGCCACAATGCGGGGCTCGGCCCCCTCAAACAAACCCTGAAGCTGCCGGTAGTATGGGCGATCGGGCTGGCCTTTCTGCTTCGCGTCACGGATACAACCCTGCCGCTCGCGCTCGCTCAGCCTTTAGAGATGCTGGGCCAGGCCTCAATTCCGATCATGCTGCTAATTCTGGGCTTCCAGCTTGAGAAAGGCGTAGCCCTGGACCGGGGTGCCAGCCTATTGGCGGCACTCGGCCTGAGGCTCATTGGCAGCGCCGTCTTGGCCTACCTGGTCAGTGAGCTGTTGGGTCTGGAAGGTGTTGCACAGCATACATTCATTGTTATGGCGGCCATGCCCACTGCTGTCTTCACGATAATCCTGGCAACCGAATTCGATGCCGAACCGCGTTTCGTCTCAAGTCAGGTGATCGCCAGCTCACTCCTGGGTTTTCTGACTCTGACCGTGCTGATAATGTTGCTGCAGAGCTTTGGCGGGAGCATTTAG